The proteins below come from a single Campylobacter sp. CCUG 57310 genomic window:
- a CDS encoding NAD-dependent epimerase has protein sequence MKILLTGTAGFIGYHLSLALAKRGDEVVGFDNINDYYDVNLKYARLENAGFSRQDIKENELITSKKYPNLHFIKADLADLAALERLFGEFKFDCIVNLAAQAGVRYSLINPHAYVQSNLVGFVNLLECARKFELKNFVYASSSSVYGLNETMPFSTQHSTEHPISLYAASKKSNELMAHTYSHLFGLPTTGLRFFTVYGPWGRPDMALFLFVDAALKNKEIDVFNHGKMKRDFTYIDDIVKGIVKCVDNPARKNESWSGSNPDPATSKAPYKIYNIGNNNPVELMDYIKAIEIKIGREIKKNFMPIQAGDVPATYADVSGLINDFDYKPSTSVNDGVAKFMEWYVEFYGVKI, from the coding sequence ATGAAAATTTTATTAACGGGAACCGCGGGGTTTATCGGATATCACCTGTCTTTAGCGCTTGCAAAGCGTGGCGATGAGGTCGTGGGGTTTGATAATATAAATGACTATTATGATGTAAATTTAAAATATGCAAGGCTTGAAAACGCGGGCTTTAGCAGACAAGATATTAAAGAAAATGAGCTCATAACATCTAAAAAATATCCGAATTTACATTTTATTAAAGCTGATTTGGCTGATTTGGCCGCGCTTGAGAGGCTTTTTGGCGAATTTAAATTCGATTGTATCGTAAATTTAGCCGCTCAAGCCGGAGTTCGTTATTCACTCATAAACCCTCATGCTTACGTGCAAAGCAATCTGGTCGGATTTGTAAATTTACTTGAGTGCGCGCGCAAATTTGAGCTTAAAAATTTTGTCTACGCAAGCTCAAGCTCGGTTTATGGATTAAACGAAACAATGCCTTTTAGCACTCAGCACAGCACCGAACATCCTATAAGCTTATATGCCGCAAGCAAAAAGAGCAATGAGCTTATGGCGCACACTTATAGCCATCTTTTTGGCTTGCCGACTACGGGACTTAGGTTTTTTACGGTGTATGGACCTTGGGGGCGACCTGATATGGCGCTGTTTTTGTTTGTCGATGCGGCGCTTAAAAATAAGGAGATAGACGTCTTTAATCACGGAAAGATGAAGCGCGATTTTACCTATATCGATGACATCGTAAAAGGCATAGTTAAATGCGTGGATAATCCTGCGCGCAAAAACGAATCTTGGAGTGGCTCAAATCCCGATCCTGCCACATCAAAAGCGCCTTATAAAATTTACAATATCGGGAACAATAATCCAGTTGAGCTGATGGATTATATAAAGGCTATCGAGATAAAAATCGGGCGCGAGATAAAGAAAAATTTCATGCCTATACAAGCAGGCGACGTGCCTGCTACATATGCCGATGTGAGCGGGCTGATCAATGATTTTGATTATAAGCCAAGCACAAGCGTAAATGATGGCGTGGCGAAATTTATGGAGTGGTATGTGGAGTTTTACGGGGTTAAAATTTGA
- a CDS encoding DNA ligase, which yields MPSLAGEQASKNTKFELLKLSEFDQRGVSGYLVSEKLDGVRAYWDGENLLSRSGKKINAPKNFTLYFPPFALDGELYTKRGEFEKIQSIVMDKKPDEKAWQEIKFYVFDVPSDEKGLLKRFEKLENFLLKNELSGEKIKIIKQIKLRDNAHLEEILDEIIAFGGEGVVVRKPNLAYHHGRSKNDMKYKKFKDAECKVVSLNEGSGKFKGKLGSVTCETSDKKRFKIGSGFSDEERINPPKIGEVITYKFQNLTANGIPRFSVFVRVRKD from the coding sequence CTGCCTTCTTTGGCTGGCGAGCAAGCAAGTAAAAACACAAAATTTGAGCTTTTAAAGCTTAGCGAATTTGACCAAAGAGGCGTAAGCGGGTATCTAGTAAGCGAAAAGCTTGACGGCGTTAGAGCTTATTGGGACGGAGAAAATTTACTCTCAAGAAGCGGTAAAAAGATAAACGCTCCTAAAAATTTCACTTTGTATTTTCCGCCTTTTGCGCTTGACGGTGAGCTTTATACGAAACGAGGCGAGTTTGAAAAAATCCAGTCGATAGTGATGGATAAAAAGCCTGACGAAAAAGCTTGGCAAGAGATCAAATTTTACGTTTTTGACGTTCCAAGCGATGAAAAAGGATTGCTTAAACGCTTTGAAAAACTTGAAAATTTTCTACTGAAAAATGAGCTTAGCGGCGAAAAAATAAAGATAATCAAGCAGATAAAATTAAGAGATAATGCCCATCTTGAAGAAATTTTAGATGAGATAATTGCATTTGGCGGCGAAGGCGTGGTGGTTCGCAAGCCAAATTTAGCCTATCATCACGGCAGAAGTAAAAACGATATGAAATATAAAAAATTTAAAGACGCAGAGTGCAAGGTCGTTTCGCTTAATGAAGGCAGTGGCAAATTTAAAGGCAAATTAGGCTCCGTAACTTGCGAAACGAGCGATAAAAAGCGTTTTAAGATAGGCTCAGGTTTTAGCGATGAGGAGCGAATAAATCCGCCAAAAATCGGCGAAGTGATAACATATAAATTTCAAAATTTAACCGCAAACGGAATTCCTAGATTTTCTGTTTTTGTAAGAGTTAGAAAGGATTAA
- a CDS encoding XRE family transcriptional regulator → MLNLPEITTEEENNKFLDTVASNVKKIRQDRSLSQLETALSIGQASSGFHANMENNAHGKHFNLLHLFKLSKLFKCDICDFFKDTEIKK, encoded by the coding sequence ATGCTAAATTTACCGGAAATAACGACAGAAGAAGAGAATAATAAATTTTTAGATACTGTTGCTTCAAACGTAAAGAAAATTAGGCAGGATAGGAGTTTGAGTCAGCTAGAAACAGCTCTGAGTATAGGGCAAGCATCAAGCGGATTTCACGCCAATATGGAAAATAATGCTCACGGCAAACACTTTAACCTGCTGCATCTATTTAAGCTATCCAAACTATTTAAATGTGATATTTGCGATTTTTTTAAGGATACCGAAATAAAAAAATAA
- a CDS encoding ammonia-forming cytochrome c nitrite reductase subunit c552, translating to MKNKLFFSIIFIIAVIGGAAMFALFSDISEKKAQERHYPLMLNKVSDLNPDIREWGKNFPTQYDDTVAMKDIFFETPFAGSLPYSKLMRWPAATVFWQGYAFAVDYNRPRLHFYSQIDQIETMRNNKEYLNAHGLPAFNGQPGFCVNCHTGHLTAIMNDPDYDKILQANPTESSKLEMGFFEVDKENGEKRKLAWTKMNSIPYFDVMKMVEEKHGKDPYGGSHLGSSCADCHNPDDMSLRVTRPGFVNAMVKRGYEADLKQGIKATRAEMRDYVCMQCHVEYYPGLNADLVFPWTKWPKDEPFKIEMFDEYFDEVHDKGLFQADYRHKQTDAKMIKMQHPEAELHSTSVHARSGVTCVDCHMPYKRVGATKVTNHTIQTPFADITASCKTCHMQSEDELRDRIMFIQNRHAHELRNCENDLLSLIEDLKTARAELAKHKEFAGLNADEQKKAISEVLKEPLWMQRKAHIRWDFAFSENSYGFHGPQEAARITGQCQSVAREGQLHLANALSKYGITIALTQQATIPEPPAKIELHHGLVGTPPSDRLKKLDEDVKNLNFN from the coding sequence ATGAAAAACAAGCTATTTTTTAGCATAATTTTTATTATAGCTGTTATCGGAGGTGCGGCAATGTTTGCACTATTTAGCGATATCAGTGAGAAAAAGGCGCAAGAGAGGCATTATCCTCTAATGCTTAACAAAGTTAGCGACTTAAACCCTGATATCAGAGAGTGGGGCAAAAATTTCCCGACTCAATACGATGACACGGTAGCTATGAAAGATATTTTCTTTGAAACGCCTTTTGCCGGTTCGCTTCCATACAGCAAGCTTATGAGATGGCCTGCAGCTACGGTTTTCTGGCAAGGATATGCATTTGCGGTAGATTATAACAGACCTAGACTTCATTTTTATTCTCAAATTGATCAAATCGAAACTATGAGAAATAATAAAGAGTATCTAAACGCTCACGGCCTTCCTGCATTTAACGGACAACCGGGATTTTGTGTAAACTGCCACACCGGACACTTAACTGCAATCATGAACGATCCTGATTATGATAAAATTTTACAAGCTAATCCTACCGAGTCAAGCAAGCTTGAAATGGGCTTTTTTGAAGTAGATAAAGAAAACGGAGAAAAAAGAAAGCTAGCTTGGACGAAAATGAACTCTATTCCATATTTTGACGTTATGAAAATGGTTGAAGAAAAACACGGCAAAGACCCTTACGGCGGCTCTCACCTTGGCTCAAGCTGTGCTGACTGTCACAACCCTGACGATATGAGCTTAAGAGTTACAAGACCGGGCTTTGTTAATGCAATGGTTAAGCGTGGCTATGAGGCCGATTTAAAACAAGGCATTAAGGCCACAAGAGCCGAAATGAGAGATTATGTCTGTATGCAATGCCACGTTGAATACTACCCTGGATTAAACGCGGATCTAGTTTTCCCATGGACAAAATGGCCTAAAGACGAACCTTTTAAAATAGAGATGTTTGACGAGTATTTTGACGAAGTGCATGACAAGGGTCTATTCCAAGCAGATTATAGACACAAACAAACAGACGCTAAGATGATTAAGATGCAACACCCTGAAGCAGAGCTACACTCAACCAGCGTTCACGCTAGAAGCGGCGTAACATGCGTTGATTGCCATATGCCTTATAAAAGAGTTGGAGCTACGAAAGTTACAAACCATACAATTCAAACTCCGTTTGCAGACATAACGGCTAGTTGCAAAACTTGCCATATGCAAAGCGAAGATGAGCTAAGAGATAGAATTATGTTTATACAAAATCGCCACGCTCACGAGCTTAGAAATTGTGAAAACGATCTATTGTCTCTAATCGAAGATCTAAAAACCGCAAGAGCGGAGCTAGCTAAACATAAAGAGTTCGCAGGACTTAATGCCGATGAGCAGAAAAAGGCTATAAGCGAAGTGCTAAAAGAGCCGTTATGGATGCAAAGAAAAGCTCACATCAGATGGGACTTTGCGTTTAGCGAAAACAGCTATGGATTCCACGGACCACAAGAGGCTGCAAGAATCACAGGCCAATGCCAATCGGTAGCAAGAGAGGGTCAGCTACACCTAGCTAACGCTCTATCTAAATACGGTATAACAATAGCTCTAACACAACAAGCTACTATACCTGAGCCACCTGCTAAGATTGAGCTTCACCATGGTCTAGTCGGTACTCCTCCGTCAGACAGACTAAAGAAGCTTGACGAAGACGTTAAAAATCTAAACTTTAATTAA
- the nrfH gene encoding cytochrome c nitrite reductase small subunit — translation MKVIQKAKKQPYFLATLILVLSIGVVLGHGLYTFVYAKGFSYMSDDPLACKNCHVMNQVFESWERGGHQHVATCNDCHVPHDFIGKWMMKAESGFGHSYAFTAKDNPVPFTANAKSKRVIQNNCIECHGEYAAASVNAKAHGGDANIQNESLSCVSCHRQVGHAHNY, via the coding sequence TTGAAAGTCATACAAAAGGCTAAAAAGCAACCTTATTTCTTGGCTACTCTCATCCTTGTGCTTAGCATCGGTGTTGTTTTAGGTCATGGGCTTTATACCTTCGTATATGCAAAAGGCTTTTCATATATGAGCGATGATCCATTGGCTTGCAAAAACTGCCATGTTATGAATCAGGTGTTTGAAAGCTGGGAAAGAGGCGGTCATCAGCACGTTGCAACCTGTAACGATTGTCATGTCCCTCATGACTTTATAGGCAAATGGATGATGAAAGCTGAGAGCGGTTTTGGGCACAGCTACGCTTTTACGGCTAAAGATAATCCCGTACCTTTTACGGCTAACGCAAAGAGCAAAAGAGTCATCCAAAACAACTGCATAGAGTGTCATGGAGAGTATGCCGCAGCCTCGGTAAATGCTAAAGCTCACGGCGGCGATGCAAATATCCAAAACGAATCATTAAGCTGTGTATCTTGCCACAGGCAAGTAGGTCATGCTCATAATTACTAA
- the galE gene encoding UDP-glucose 4-epimerase GalE, producing MNILITGGAGYIGSHVLKVLLKESEHNITVIDNLCKGSIKAVEALKKLNKFEFVNANLEDDLTQIFTEGKFDAIIHFAAFIEVFESTQDPLKYYLNNTANVAKILTYCKKFNVNKFIFSSTAAVYGEPDIREVDELTSPKPINPYGRSKLMSEMIIKDYAAANKSFKFAILRYFNVAGADEEGLIGQNYPNATHLIKIATQTALGKRDKMGVFGSDYDTSDGTCIRDYIHVSDLADAHLSALKYLENGSSEVFNVGYGRGFSVRDVIKTVKEVSGVDFKVIDAPRREGDPAVLIAKSQKIRNLTGWKPKRDDLALIVKTALEWERKI from the coding sequence ATGAATATTTTAATAACAGGAGGGGCGGGCTATATAGGCTCTCATGTTTTAAAAGTGCTTTTAAAAGAGAGTGAGCACAATATAACTGTCATAGACAACCTCTGCAAAGGCTCAATAAAAGCTGTTGAAGCTCTTAAGAAACTTAACAAGTTCGAGTTTGTAAATGCAAATTTGGAAGATGACTTAACTCAAATTTTTACCGAAGGAAAATTTGATGCTATTATTCATTTTGCCGCATTTATAGAGGTGTTTGAAAGCACGCAAGATCCGCTTAAATACTATCTAAACAACACCGCAAATGTAGCTAAAATTTTAACTTACTGCAAAAAATTTAACGTAAATAAATTTATCTTCTCTTCAACGGCTGCCGTTTACGGTGAGCCAGATATAAGAGAGGTTGACGAGCTAACATCGCCCAAGCCGATAAATCCATACGGCAGAAGCAAGCTAATGAGCGAGATGATCATAAAGGATTATGCAGCGGCAAATAAGAGCTTTAAATTTGCGATTTTAAGATATTTTAACGTAGCGGGTGCGGATGAAGAAGGACTTATCGGGCAAAACTATCCAAACGCCACTCATCTTATAAAGATAGCTACTCAAACAGCGCTTGGTAAGCGAGATAAAATGGGTGTATTTGGGAGTGATTATGACACGAGTGACGGTACTTGCATAAGAGATTATATACACGTAAGCGATCTTGCAGACGCGCATCTGTCTGCGCTTAAATACCTTGAAAACGGCTCTAGCGAAGTATTTAACGTAGGATATGGTAGAGGATTTAGCGTAAGAGACGTGATAAAAACGGTTAAAGAGGTTAGCGGAGTTGATTTTAAGGTGATAGATGCTCCTCGCAGGGAAGGGGATCCTGCGGTGCTTATAGCAAAATCGCAAAAGATTAGAAATTTAACCGGTTGGAAGCCAAAGCGCGATGATCTAGCACTTATCGTTAAAACCGCTCTTGAATGGGAAAGGAAAATATGA
- a CDS encoding UDP-glucose/GDP-mannose dehydrogenase family protein has translation MKIAVIGTGYVGLVSGACLAKMGNSVICVDVDEAKINALKQGVVPIYEPGLAEMVKECFENETLKFSTDIKEALAHASVLFIAVGTPMGADGQADLKYVLQVAKSIGEHMIHPMIIVDKSTVPVGTGEKVSEIIANELKNRNLDIKFEVVSNPEFLKEGAAIEDFLKPDRVVVGSSSSWGEEVMRELYAPFMKNHDRFIAMDVKSAEMTKYAANSMLATKISFINEIANICERVGADVNLVRKGIGSDSRIGYSFIYPGCGYGGSCFPKDVEALIYTARQNGFEPELLNAVEARNKAQKRVLFDKIYKFFGGDLKGKKIALWGLAFKPNTDDMREASSLTLINLLEKEGVDIIAYDPKAINEAKKYLPNSTVKYVKSKYDALDESDCMALLTEWSEFRSPDFHEMKNRMKNPVIFDGRNQYNGKILKDLGFKYFQIGVKS, from the coding sequence ATGAAAATAGCAGTTATAGGGACAGGTTATGTGGGGCTTGTTAGCGGCGCTTGCTTAGCTAAAATGGGCAATAGCGTGATATGCGTTGATGTGGATGAAGCTAAGATAAATGCACTTAAACAAGGCGTAGTGCCTATCTATGAGCCTGGACTTGCCGAGATGGTCAAAGAGTGCTTTGAAAACGAAACTCTTAAATTTAGCACCGATATAAAAGAGGCTTTAGCTCATGCAAGCGTGCTTTTTATAGCGGTCGGAACTCCTATGGGGGCTGACGGACAGGCTGATTTGAAATACGTCCTTCAGGTTGCAAAAAGCATCGGTGAACACATGATTCATCCTATGATCATAGTTGACAAATCAACCGTGCCTGTAGGAACTGGCGAAAAAGTGAGCGAGATTATCGCAAATGAGCTTAAAAATAGAAATTTGGATATAAAATTTGAAGTCGTTAGCAATCCTGAGTTTTTAAAAGAGGGGGCTGCGATTGAGGATTTTTTAAAGCCTGATCGTGTTGTGGTAGGTTCTAGCAGCAGTTGGGGCGAAGAGGTTATGAGAGAGCTTTATGCGCCTTTTATGAAAAATCACGATAGATTTATAGCTATGGACGTAAAGTCGGCTGAAATGACTAAATATGCTGCAAATTCTATGCTTGCTACTAAAATTAGCTTTATAAACGAGATAGCAAATATCTGCGAAAGAGTAGGGGCTGATGTGAATTTGGTGCGTAAAGGCATAGGAAGCGACTCTAGAATCGGCTATAGTTTCATATATCCGGGATGTGGATACGGTGGAAGCTGCTTTCCAAAGGATGTGGAGGCTCTTATTTATACGGCCAGACAAAACGGATTTGAGCCCGAGCTTTTAAATGCTGTCGAAGCCAGAAATAAGGCTCAAAAACGAGTTTTATTTGATAAAATTTATAAGTTTTTCGGAGGCGATTTAAAAGGCAAAAAAATAGCTCTTTGGGGACTTGCTTTTAAGCCAAATACCGATGATATGAGAGAGGCTAGCTCACTTACTCTTATAAATTTGCTTGAAAAAGAGGGGGTGGATATCATAGCCTACGATCCAAAAGCGATAAACGAGGCTAAAAAATATCTTCCAAATTCAACCGTAAAATATGTAAAAAGTAAATATGATGCACTTGATGAGAGCGACTGTATGGCGCTTTTAACGGAGTGGAGCGAGTTTAGATCGCCTGATTTTCATGAGATGAAAAATCGCATGAAAAATCCTGTGATTTTTGACGGAAGAAATCAGTATAATGGTAAAATTTTAAAAGATCTTGGATTTAAATATTTTCAAATAGGAGTAAAATCATGA
- a CDS encoding ecotin family protein, protein MKKFTFLLALPAIIFASNQLVDNKIELKKLEDEGNYKIEVIFGKELKVDCNNHFLGGGKLKEKPSKEPIALYEFDAKAELASTMMLCPDGKKSKKFVHYSFTKMFDYDSYTPIVIKAPKDVIVKYKIYKKIDEKHTEAVK, encoded by the coding sequence ATGAAGAAATTCACATTTTTATTGGCTTTGCCTGCGATTATTTTTGCGAGTAATCAATTGGTTGATAATAAAATAGAGCTTAAAAAGCTTGAAGACGAAGGAAATTATAAGATTGAAGTGATCTTTGGCAAAGAGCTTAAAGTTGATTGCAACAATCACTTTTTAGGAGGCGGAAAACTTAAAGAAAAGCCTTCAAAAGAGCCTATTGCGCTTTATGAATTTGACGCCAAAGCCGAGCTTGCCTCAACTATGATGTTGTGTCCTGACGGCAAAAAGAGTAAAAAGTTTGTTCATTACTCTTTTACAAAAATGTTTGATTATGATAGTTACACGCCGATTGTTATTAAAGCGCCTAAAGATGTCATAGTAAAGTATAAAATTTATAAAAAGATAGATGAAAAACACACAGAGGCAGTAAAATAA
- the tviB gene encoding Vi polysaccharide biosynthesis UDP-N-acetylglucosamine C-6 dehydrogenase TviB, producing the protein MKIAVIGLGYVGLPLAAAFSEKYDVIGFDINKSRIQELKDGFDRTLELDSHQMRKAIENGMKFSTDLDDIKDCRLFIVTVPTPIDKNKRPDLTPVIKASQSVVKVLKKGDIVVYESTVYPGVTEEICVPILESSGLKFNEDFYCGYSPERINPGDKEHTVTKIKKITSGSTPQIAGKIDQIYASVITAGTHKAPSIKVAEAAKVIENTQRDINIAFINELAMIFNKMNIDTNAVLEAAGTKWNFLNFRPGLVGGHCIGVDPYYLTHKAQELGFHPEIILAGRRINDNMGRYVAGEVVKLMIKNGVKISDAKVLVFGLTFKENCPDIRNSRVIDVIDELKDFGCGVDVHDPWADAQEVQKEYGLNPLENYDASNYDCVVIAVAHDKFKGLNLSDTLVYDIKNIYPKADARL; encoded by the coding sequence ATGAAAATAGCAGTGATCGGTCTAGGATATGTCGGACTACCGCTAGCGGCAGCCTTTAGCGAGAAATACGATGTAATAGGTTTTGATATTAATAAATCTCGCATACAAGAGCTTAAAGACGGATTTGATCGCACACTTGAGCTTGATAGCCATCAGATGCGAAAAGCGATAGAAAACGGGATGAAATTTAGCACCGATTTGGATGACATAAAAGATTGTAGGCTTTTTATCGTTACCGTTCCCACGCCCATAGATAAAAACAAACGCCCCGACTTAACACCTGTGATAAAAGCTAGCCAGAGTGTGGTGAAAGTGCTTAAAAAAGGCGATATAGTAGTATATGAAAGCACCGTTTATCCTGGCGTTACCGAGGAGATTTGCGTGCCTATTTTAGAAAGTTCGGGGCTTAAATTTAATGAGGACTTTTACTGCGGTTACTCTCCTGAGCGGATAAATCCTGGCGATAAAGAGCACACCGTAACTAAAATAAAAAAAATCACCTCAGGCTCAACACCGCAGATAGCAGGTAAGATCGATCAAATTTACGCAAGTGTAATTACCGCAGGCACTCATAAAGCCCCAAGCATTAAGGTAGCAGAAGCCGCAAAGGTGATAGAAAATACTCAGCGCGATATAAATATAGCTTTTATTAACGAGCTTGCAATGATATTTAATAAGATGAATATCGATACAAACGCGGTTTTAGAAGCTGCCGGCACGAAGTGGAATTTCTTAAATTTTCGCCCGGGTCTAGTGGGAGGCCACTGTATCGGCGTGGATCCTTACTATCTTACTCACAAGGCTCAAGAGCTTGGCTTTCACCCTGAAATTATCCTTGCAGGACGCAGAATAAACGATAATATGGGCAGATACGTAGCTGGCGAAGTCGTAAAGCTAATGATAAAAAACGGCGTTAAGATAAGCGACGCTAAAGTGCTTGTGTTTGGACTTACCTTTAAGGAAAATTGCCCCGATATAAGAAATTCTCGTGTTATAGACGTTATAGATGAGCTTAAGGATTTTGGTTGCGGAGTTGACGTGCATGATCCTTGGGCGGATGCTCAAGAAGTGCAAAAAGAGTATGGCTTAAATCCGCTTGAAAATTATGATGCAAGCAACTATGACTGCGTAGTTATAGCGGTCGCTCACGATAAATTTAAAGGGCTAAATTTAAGCGATACGCTAGTTTATGATATCAAAAATATCTACCCAAAAGCCGATGCGAGACTTTAG
- a CDS encoding MATE family efflux transporter — MFINLISSVVVFVVYLGINFFLTPYILKSLGNEAYGFVGLANAIVAYASVVTVAINSVSGRFVAYEWHRGDIKKANDYYSSVLAVNIIFSFAIAAISAVFILNLSRVLNVPEYLTHDVRLTFIFYFINFCVGLFNGVISVCAFVRNKLYLISVRNAISMVILAALIVALFYFFKPMIAYIAISALASSVFVFFSTVFISSKITPELKFTLSNFNFSMIKELASSGIWNSFNALNRILLTGMDLFICNIFLNANLTGILAVAKAAPIILESFVAQLSTIFAPKFVQLYSQKNLRALIAEAKFAMKVVAFIMSVPVAIFVVFGLEFYTLWLPFKTSDEINLIYNLSIITLVPILLIGYVFALFNIDSATNKLRRPAIANTILGVSTIAAQIWILKFSDYGIYGIVVVGAIFYSIRIVCFDLINAALNLRIRLSAFYPLFFRNLAMFALTCAIFCGAAKFVEITNWTGFICFSLIFLFAGYGINLFLIFSKDERTALLNKVKSKFKRL; from the coding sequence TTGTTTATAAATTTAATCAGCTCGGTTGTCGTTTTTGTCGTATATTTGGGAATAAATTTTTTTCTAACTCCTTATATACTAAAAAGCCTTGGAAACGAGGCTTACGGCTTTGTCGGGCTTGCTAACGCTATCGTCGCATACGCTTCGGTCGTTACCGTGGCTATAAATTCCGTAAGCGGGCGATTTGTCGCGTATGAGTGGCACAGAGGCGATATAAAAAAGGCAAATGACTATTACTCCTCGGTTCTAGCCGTAAATATAATATTTTCATTTGCCATAGCCGCTATTTCGGCAGTTTTTATCTTAAATCTAAGTCGCGTTTTAAACGTGCCTGAATATCTTACACATGACGTGCGGCTTACTTTTATATTTTATTTTATAAATTTTTGCGTAGGACTTTTTAACGGTGTAATCTCCGTATGCGCCTTCGTGCGAAATAAGCTTTATCTGATATCCGTTCGAAACGCTATTTCTATGGTGATTTTAGCCGCTCTTATAGTGGCTCTTTTTTACTTTTTTAAGCCGATGATAGCCTATATCGCAATTTCTGCGCTTGCATCTTCGGTTTTTGTGTTTTTTAGCACCGTTTTTATCTCTTCAAAAATTACTCCAGAGCTTAAATTTACTCTTTCAAATTTTAATTTTTCGATGATAAAAGAGCTTGCAAGCTCGGGAATTTGGAATAGTTTTAACGCCTTAAACCGCATACTTTTAACGGGAATGGATCTATTTATCTGCAATATCTTTTTAAACGCGAATTTGACGGGAATTTTAGCCGTAGCAAAGGCCGCTCCTATCATACTTGAAAGCTTTGTGGCTCAGCTTAGCACGATCTTTGCGCCTAAATTCGTGCAGCTTTACTCTCAAAAAAACCTACGCGCACTAATAGCTGAAGCTAAATTTGCCATGAAAGTGGTTGCTTTTATCATGAGCGTTCCTGTAGCTATTTTCGTAGTTTTCGGGCTGGAATTTTACACTCTTTGGCTGCCGTTTAAAACGAGTGATGAGATAAATTTGATCTATAATCTTTCTATCATAACTCTTGTTCCGATCTTGCTTATAGGCTATGTATTTGCGCTGTTTAACATAGATAGCGCGACAAATAAACTGCGCCGACCGGCGATAGCAAATACTATTTTGGGAGTGAGTACTATCGCCGCTCAAATTTGGATTTTGAAATTTAGTGACTACGGAATTTACGGAATTGTCGTTGTCGGAGCGATATTTTACTCTATTCGCATAGTTTGCTTTGATCTTATAAACGCTGCGTTAAATTTGCGTATAAGATTAAGTGCTTTTTATCCTCTGTTTTTTAGAAATTTGGCTATGTTTGCACTGACTTGCGCGATTTTTTGTGGAGCTGCTAAATTTGTTGAGATTACAAACTGGACGGGATTTATCTGTTTTTCGCTGATATTTTTATTTGCAGGATACGGGATTAATCTATTTTTAATTTTTAGCAAAGATGAGCGGACGGCTTTATTAAATAAAGTAAAGAGTAAATTTAAAAGGCTTTAA
- a CDS encoding glycosyltransferase family 25 protein — translation MDNQIFIISLKSDESRRQKLKERFESYGKFTLIEAVDGRIMSAMEYFRYAVASFKAYGKLLSPAEIGCTLSHMKAYEEFLKSESKFALILEDDVIGDDEGIKKSFELAQNICENSILICGCQDGLDGRFSAFGKRLNAELYEVSKYSHSSIYRAAAYIVTKSSAKALLQTHNEAVCTTDFWSYLLKKNGLKMYFSDIFAHPVDLSCSAIQEARDIRGYERQNLKAYFNSVKYILSTRFEAKFKGYERIFKKKK, via the coding sequence GTGGATAATCAAATTTTTATAATCTCCTTAAAAAGCGATGAATCTCGCAGACAAAAGTTAAAAGAGCGGTTTGAAAGCTATGGTAAATTTACGCTTATCGAGGCTGTTGACGGTAGGATTATGAGCGCGATGGAGTATTTTAGATACGCAGTTGCTTCGTTTAAGGCTTACGGCAAGCTTTTAAGCCCGGCTGAGATAGGGTGTACGCTTTCTCACATGAAGGCTTATGAGGAGTTTTTAAAAAGCGAGTCAAAATTTGCTCTTATCCTTGAAGATGATGTTATCGGAGATGATGAGGGTATTAAAAAATCCTTTGAACTTGCTCAAAATATATGTGAAAATTCGATTTTGATATGCGGTTGTCAGGACGGACTTGACGGAAGATTTAGCGCATTTGGCAAAAGGCTTAATGCCGAGCTTTATGAAGTTTCAAAGTATTCGCACTCAAGTATTTATAGGGCGGCGGCTTATATAGTTACAAAATCAAGTGCTAAAGCGTTGCTTCAAACGCACAACGAGGCTGTTTGCACGACTGATTTTTGGAGCTATCTGCTTAAGAAAAACGGACTTAAGATGTATTTTAGCGATATTTTTGCTCATCCTGTTGATCTAAGTTGTTCGGCTATCCAAGAGGCAAGAGATATAAGGGGCTATGAAAGACAAAATTTAAAAGCTTACTTTAATTCGGTAAAATACATTTTATCGACTCGTTTTGAAGCCAAATTTAAAGGCTATGAGCGAATTTTTAAAAAGAAAAAGTAA